GATGTACGATGCTATCGTTATAGGGGGAGGCCCTGGAGGATACGTCTGTGCTATAAGGCTTTCTCAGCTTGGAAGGAAAGTGGCTCTTGTGGAGAAGGAATATCTGGGGGGCACCTGCACAAACTGGGGTTGCATACCGACAAAGGCTATGCTGACCTCGGCCCATCTGTTTTCCGAGATAAAGGATAAATCGAAGAGACTGGGCATCGATGTCTCGGATCTCAACTATCGACTCGATGGAATCATGTCACACATGAACAGGACTGTGACCACTTCACGCAAAGGAATCGAGCTACTGCTGAAGAAAAACGGTGTCGATTTCTTCAAAGATAAAGCCTTAGTAAAAGACCCCCACAGTGTACTCCTTGAAAAGGACAACTCCTTGTTGGAGACAAAGAACATAGTCCTTGCCAACGGATCAGAACCGTCAATGTTCCATCCATTCAGCAATGTCGAAGGGATATGGACGAGCAACGATGTGTTCAAGCTGAATGAGATGCCTTCGAGTCTTGCCATAGTGGGCGGCGGAGTCATCGGAGTTGAGTTCGCAACTTTCTTCAGCACCTTCGGAGTCAAAACGACCGTCATCGAGTTGGCCGAGCATATTCTGCCCTATGAAGATACAGATGTGGCGGAGGAGATAAAGAAGGCCCTGAAGAAAAAAGCTGTTACCGTTCTCGAGAAGACAAAGGTCGTATCAGTCGAGAAGCTCGATAAGGGTTATCTTCTCAATACGGCGGGTGAGGAGGAAACTACGATCGAGGCTGAAAAGCTTCTGGTAGCGGTAGGCAGAAGAGCAGTTCTCTCCGATGACATAAAGAATTTGGGCGTGGAAATTGGAAGGGGTGTCGTAACGGACGGACATATGAGGACTAGCGTACCAGACGTTTACGCGATCGGTGATATCAGGGCCGGTATTATGCTTGCGCACGTCGCCAGCTACGAAGGGATAGTGGCGGCACACAACATAGCGGGTGAGGATCTGGAGATGGATTATTCAGCAGTCCCCTCGATAATTTTTTCAAGTCCAGAGGTTGCTTCTACGGGTTTGAGAGAAAGCGACCTCAAAGGCAGGTCCGATGTTGTTGTCTCCAGATTCCCCCTGAGTGCCAACGGACGGGCACGGACTATACTAGAGAGTTCTGGCTTTGCCAAAATACTGGCCGAACACGAAACCGGGAAGGTTCTGGGTATGAGTATAGTCTCTCCCTCGGCTACCGATTTGATAATGGAGGCCGTGATCGCCGTGAAGAACGGATTGACCGTAGAGCAACTGGAGAATTCGATCCATCCTCACCCAACTTTGTCGGAAACTGTTCTGGGTGCACTTGAAGGAGTAGAGGGCAAGAGCATTCATATATAAAGAGGCCGCAAGGCCTCTTTTTTATTCCCAACTTTTACTCTCAAAACTGGTTATACCGGACAGGGCGGCTTCTTTATCTGGAAACTCGGTCGTCTCTTTACCCTCGTTGCGGGAGTCGATCGTGTAGTACTCATCCGCGGGAGCGAAAACGCAGATCTGAGCTGCCCTGTAATTCCAGAATCTCATACCACATTTATCACAGAGATTAATATCTTCGACGTCCCTTTTGAAATTTACCTCTCTGTTGTACCTCCTGCAGAAGGAGCGATTTTTTTCGTCTGCGAAAAAGTATATCGCCTGAGGTTGATGGGATCTCTCAC
This portion of the Mesotoga infera genome encodes:
- the lpdA gene encoding dihydrolipoyl dehydrogenase codes for the protein MYDAIVIGGGPGGYVCAIRLSQLGRKVALVEKEYLGGTCTNWGCIPTKAMLTSAHLFSEIKDKSKRLGIDVSDLNYRLDGIMSHMNRTVTTSRKGIELLLKKNGVDFFKDKALVKDPHSVLLEKDNSLLETKNIVLANGSEPSMFHPFSNVEGIWTSNDVFKLNEMPSSLAIVGGGVIGVEFATFFSTFGVKTTVIELAEHILPYEDTDVAEEIKKALKKKAVTVLEKTKVVSVEKLDKGYLLNTAGEEETTIEAEKLLVAVGRRAVLSDDIKNLGVEIGRGVVTDGHMRTSVPDVYAIGDIRAGIMLAHVASYEGIVAAHNIAGEDLEMDYSAVPSIIFSSPEVASTGLRESDLKGRSDVVVSRFPLSANGRARTILESSGFAKILAEHETGKVLGMSIVSPSATDLIMEAVIAVKNGLTVEQLENSIHPHPTLSETVLGALEGVEGKSIHI